In Brachypodium distachyon strain Bd21 chromosome 2, Brachypodium_distachyon_v3.0, whole genome shotgun sequence, one genomic interval encodes:
- the LOC100830315 gene encoding hexokinase-9 isoform X2, with amino-acid sequence MRKAAVLAAAAVVAAAAAIVVRQRLREAKRWARAAAVLCDLQERCAAPAARLRMVADAMDVEMRAGLASEDGSKLKMLVTYVDSLPSGDEKGLFYALDLGGTNFRVLRVQLGGKEQRVIKQESVGVSIPQHLMSGSPHELFDFIAAALTKFVASEGVDYHLPEGTQRELGFTFSFPVKQTSISSGILIKWTKNFAVDEMVGKDIVAELNEAIKRKGLVMKVSALVNDTVGTLAAGRYVDNDTIVAVILGTGTNAAYIEHVHAIPKWHVHLPKSADMIINMEWGNFKSGHLPLTEFDQALDAESLNPGEQIYEKLTSGMYMGEIVRRILLRMAQEAALFGDHTPPKLETPYILKSKAPQGKQGNWLWKFARSLLGVAHDWLLLGYTEFSKSSTGLLAAPTSQGRLSLWTVESTSTILSSVSAWRAL; translated from the exons ATGCGGAAGGCAGCGGTgttagcggcggcggcggttgtcgcggcggcggccgccatagTTGTGCGGCAGAGGCTGCGGGAGGCGAAGCGgtgggcgcgcgcggccgccgtgcTATGTGATCTGCAGGAGCGgtgcgcggcgccggcggcgcggctccGGATGGTGGCGGACGCGATGGACGTAGAGATGCGCGCGGGGCTCGCCTCCGAGGACGGGAGCAAGCTCAAGATGCTCGTCACCTACGTTGATTCCCTCCCCTCCGG GGATGAGAAAGGGCTATTTTATGCACTTGATCTTGGAGGGACAAACTTTCGTGTTCTGCGGGTTCAATTGGGGGGCAAGGAACAACGAGTTATCAAGCAAGAATCTGTGGGGGTATCCATTCCACAACATTTAATGTCCGGAAGTCCACAT GAACTATTTGATTTTATTGCTGCTGCATTAACAAAGTTTGTTGCCTCTGAGGGTGTAGACTATCATCTTCCTGAGGGCACCCAGAGAGAACTCGGTTTTACATTCTCCTTTCCGGTGAAGCAAACTTCAATTTCATCTGGTATTCTTATCAAGTGGACAAAGAATTTTGCAGTTGATGAAATG GTCGGCAAGGATATTGTGGCTGAATTAAATGAGGCTATAAAACGGAAAGGACTTGTTATGAAAGTCTCAGCACTG GTCAATGATACAGTAGGGACACTGGCTGCTGGGAGATATGTCGACAATGATACAATAGTTGCTGTTATACTGGGAACTGGTACTAATGCAGCATACATAGAGCATGTACATGCAATTCCTAAATGGCATGTCCACCTGCCAAAGTCTGCAGATATG ATAATAAACATGGAGTGGGGAAATTTTAAGTCTGGGCATCTTCCACTCACTGAATTTGATCAAGCTTTGGATGCAGAAAGTTTGAACCCTGGAGAACAG ATTTACGAGAAGTTAACTTCTGGTATGTATATGGGGGAAATTGTCCGAAGAATCTTGTTAAGGATGGCTCAGGAAGCTGCTCTTTTTGGTGACCATACACCTCCAAAACTTGAGACCCCATACATTCTAAA ATCGAAAGCACCTCAAGGAAAACAAGGAAACTGGTTGTGGAAGTTTGCGAGGTCGTTGCTAGGCGTGGCGCACGACTGGCTGCTGCTGGGATATACGGAATTCTCAAAAAGCTCGACCGGGTTACTTGCAGCGCCGACAAGCCAAGGTCGGTTATCGCTGTGGACGGTGGAGTCTACAAGTACTATACTTTCTTCGGTCAGTGCATGGAGAGCACTCTGA
- the LOC100831733 gene encoding probable acyl-[acyl-carrier-protein]--UDP-N-acetylglucosamine O-acyltransferase, mitochondrial isoform X2 gives MAAAAASSAARRFLFPRLLIASRRLHASASEGPAREASTTSFIHPAAVVHPDASIGQGVSIGPFCTVGASASIGDACQLHAGSHVMGDTDLGEGCVVLTGAILGADLPGRTIIGENNVIGNYAVVGVKCQDLKYKPGDECFLHIGNNNEIREYCSIHRSSKSCDHTVIGHNNLIMGSCHIAHDCKIGSNNIFANNTLFGGHVVVEDCTHTAGAVVVHQFCHIGSFSFLGGGSVVAQDVPRYMMVAGDRAELRGLNFEGLRRNGFSDLEVRSLRKAYRKVFMPAISCQSSFEDRLAELGREIELLESPSVSCMVESIRTSFDQGRRGICKFRSWNLS, from the exons atggccgccgccgccgcttctaGCGCCGCCCGCCGTTTCCTCTTCCCACGACTCCTCATCGCATCCCGCCGTCTCCACGCAA GTGCTTCCGAGGGACCGGCGAGGGAGGCATCCACCACGAGCTTCATccatcccgccgccgtcgtccacCCCGACGCCTCCATCGGCCAG GGTGTCTCAATAGGCCCATTTTGCACCGTGGGGGCTTCAGCCAGTATTGGTGATGCCTGTCAGTTACACGCTGGGAGCCATGTCATGGGAGATACTGATCTAGGGGAGGGATGCGTTGTTCTCAC TGGTGCTATCCTTGGTGCAGATCTCCCCGGACGAACAATTATTGGGGAAAACAATGTCATTGGGAACTATGCGGTTGTTGGTGTTAAGTGTCAAGATCTCAAATATAAG ccaggagatgAATGCTTTCTACACATAGGTAACAACAACGAGATCAGAGAGTACTGCTCTATTCACCGCTCTTCTAAATCTTGTGACCACACG GTTATTGGTCACAATAATCTTATAATGGGGTCCTGCCATATAGCACATGATTGTAAGATTGGTAGCAACAACATATTTGCTAACAATACTCTTTTTGGCGGCCATGTTGTTGTTGAA GACTGCACTCATACTGCAGGAGCTGTCGTTGTCCATCAATTTTGTCATATTGGGTCCTTCTCGTTTCTAGGAGGCGGCTCGGTG GTTGCACAAGATGTGCCAAGATACATGATGGTTGCAGGTGATAGGGCAGAGCTTCGTGGTCTGAATTTTGAAGGTCTTAGGCGCAATGGTTTCTCAGACCTAGAG GTACGGAGCTTGAGGAAAGCATATCGGAAAGTATTTATGCCAGCTATTAGTTGTCAGAGTAGCTTTGAAGACAGACTCGCCGAACTG GGACGAGAAATTGAGCTATTAGAATCTCCTTCTGTTTCATGTATGGTGGAATCTATTCGCACATCGTTTGACCAAGGACGTCGTGGAATTTGCAAGTTCAGAAGTTGGAACCTCTCATAA
- the LOC100832037 gene encoding uncharacterized protein LOC100832037 has product MRREGRQRGWVRVYDRELVDPECKRRAVYAVAEEGPTTTVVVANGGYIRASGKPTNHSKSAGGRAFGELSGKARASSSKGRRKFAHDEYKTYWLEMADAVDGKFDYLYDFAVDS; this is encoded by the coding sequence ATGCGTCGCGAGGGACGGCAGAGAGGGTGGGTGCGAGTCTACGACCGGGAGCTGGTCGACCCGGAGTGCAAGCGGCGCGCGGTGTACGccgtggcggaggaggggccGACGACGACCGTCGTCGTGGCCAACGGCGGCTACATCAGGGCGTCGGGGAAGCCCACCAACCACTCCAAgtccgccggcggccgcgcgtTCGGGGAGCTCAGCGGCAAGGCCCGGGCGTCGTCGTCCAAGGGGAGGCGCAAGTTCGCGCACGACGAGTACAAGACGTACTGGCTGGAGATGGCTGACGCTGTCGACGGGAAGTTCGATTATCTCTATGACTTCGCGGTCGATTCATGA
- the LOC100830315 gene encoding hexokinase-9 isoform X1 translates to MRKAAVLAAAAVVAAAAAIVVRQRLREAKRWARAAAVLCDLQERCAAPAARLRMVADAMDVEMRAGLASEDGSKLKMLVTYVDSLPSGDEKGLFYALDLGGTNFRVLRVQLGGKEQRVIKQESVGVSIPQHLMSGSPHELFDFIAAALTKFVASEGVDYHLPEGTQRELGFTFSFPVKQTSISSGILIKWTKNFAVDEMVGKDIVAELNEAIKRKGLVMKVSALVNDTVGTLAAGRYVDNDTIVAVILGTGTNAAYIEHVHAIPKWHVHLPKSADMIINMEWGNFKSGHLPLTEFDQALDAESLNPGEQIYEKLTSGMYMGEIVRRILLRMAQEAALFGDHTPPKLETPYILKTFHMLMMHHDTSSDLKTVSLKLKEILGIESTSRKTRKLVVEVCEVVARRGARLAAAGIYGILKKLDRVTCSADKPRSVIAVDGGVYKYYTFFGQCMESTLRDMLGEEVASSIVIKPVDDGSGIGAALLAASYSQYLQDDEILA, encoded by the exons ATGCGGAAGGCAGCGGTgttagcggcggcggcggttgtcgcggcggcggccgccatagTTGTGCGGCAGAGGCTGCGGGAGGCGAAGCGgtgggcgcgcgcggccgccgtgcTATGTGATCTGCAGGAGCGgtgcgcggcgccggcggcgcggctccGGATGGTGGCGGACGCGATGGACGTAGAGATGCGCGCGGGGCTCGCCTCCGAGGACGGGAGCAAGCTCAAGATGCTCGTCACCTACGTTGATTCCCTCCCCTCCGG GGATGAGAAAGGGCTATTTTATGCACTTGATCTTGGAGGGACAAACTTTCGTGTTCTGCGGGTTCAATTGGGGGGCAAGGAACAACGAGTTATCAAGCAAGAATCTGTGGGGGTATCCATTCCACAACATTTAATGTCCGGAAGTCCACAT GAACTATTTGATTTTATTGCTGCTGCATTAACAAAGTTTGTTGCCTCTGAGGGTGTAGACTATCATCTTCCTGAGGGCACCCAGAGAGAACTCGGTTTTACATTCTCCTTTCCGGTGAAGCAAACTTCAATTTCATCTGGTATTCTTATCAAGTGGACAAAGAATTTTGCAGTTGATGAAATG GTCGGCAAGGATATTGTGGCTGAATTAAATGAGGCTATAAAACGGAAAGGACTTGTTATGAAAGTCTCAGCACTG GTCAATGATACAGTAGGGACACTGGCTGCTGGGAGATATGTCGACAATGATACAATAGTTGCTGTTATACTGGGAACTGGTACTAATGCAGCATACATAGAGCATGTACATGCAATTCCTAAATGGCATGTCCACCTGCCAAAGTCTGCAGATATG ATAATAAACATGGAGTGGGGAAATTTTAAGTCTGGGCATCTTCCACTCACTGAATTTGATCAAGCTTTGGATGCAGAAAGTTTGAACCCTGGAGAACAG ATTTACGAGAAGTTAACTTCTGGTATGTATATGGGGGAAATTGTCCGAAGAATCTTGTTAAGGATGGCTCAGGAAGCTGCTCTTTTTGGTGACCATACACCTCCAAAACTTGAGACCCCATACATTCTAAA GACATTTCACATGTTGATGATGCATCATGATACATCATCTGATCTCAAAACGGTTAGCCTCAAGCTGAAAGAAATCTTGGGG ATCGAAAGCACCTCAAGGAAAACAAGGAAACTGGTTGTGGAAGTTTGCGAGGTCGTTGCTAGGCGTGGCGCACGACTGGCTGCTGCTGGGATATACGGAATTCTCAAAAAGCTCGACCGGGTTACTTGCAGCGCCGACAAGCCAAGGTCGGTTATCGCTGTGGACGGTGGAGTCTACAAGTACTATACTTTCTTCGGTCAGTGCATGGAGAGCACTCTGAGGGACATGCTTGGTGAGGAGGTGGCATCCTCTATTGTCATCAAACCTGTTGATGACGGCTCAGGCATTGGGGCTGCTCTCTTGGCAGCGTCCTATTCTCAATACCTCCAGGACGATGAAATATTAGCTTAA
- the LOC100830009 gene encoding LOW QUALITY PROTEIN: putative leucine-rich repeat receptor-like protein kinase At2g19210 (The sequence of the model RefSeq protein was modified relative to this genomic sequence to represent the inferred CDS: deleted 1 base in 1 codon): MSRHGTVRTAVLSLLLVSICFAKHARGQAPDTLGFISIDCGSPPSSAYIDAITGLPYISDAQFVDTGVSHNVSAEYVDAKLPRMYYDLRSFPTGARNCYTVRPLTPGTKYLIRATFLHGNYDGRGLGSGGLAVFDLHLGVNLWQTVNVSSVSSTFRAEIISVVPDDYVQVCLVRNPRLGRGTPFISGLELRPLTAGALYPVVANASLSMAVHGRHNLGPDDESLVIRYPDDPHDRIWKVLANLRSWSPANTTAAVRNVAGDRFEVPSAVMRTAITVDDGFNVRFYWDAYGSNKALVYFVALHMSELRKLNGSEARIFEIYLNNDLWYGKSFSPEYLYSNAVFGTVTGSTEYTFRMEPTDNSTLPPILNALEIYVMVPTAERATDGGDVSAIMAIKAKYQIKGNWTGDPCGPKIYLWDGVSCNYAISSPPRITSLNLSSNGLAGEITTGFRNLTALQNLDLSHNSLTGNIPEYLAQLPMLSVLDLTGNKFNGSVPENLLKRAQEGSLTLRIEANISSSGNGPLHDQPEGTKHNTATIAIVVVAIVVVFVLVVAIVTLCLCRRRTENDPSVKPLNGSNSKEDTEDAVSLQFENRQFNYKELMTITNNFEKSIGKGGFGVVYLGYLEDGTPVAVKTRSESSSQGVNEFLTEALHLIRVHHRNLVSLVGHCKDGQHSALIYEYMSEGTLQEKLRVKSPDTAPLPWRQRLRISLESAQGLEYLHKACKPPLIHRDVKTANILLNGSNLEAKIADFGLSKAFNSDLHSHVSTRVVGTPGYLDPEYYTSFQLSEKSDVYSFGIVLLEVVTGQPPILPESVHIVHWARQRLAKGDIESVVDGRMQARHDLNSVWKVADLALRCTEQASGQRPAMADVVVQLKESLELEEAYEKLHGSYTGSGKVNGYAETSDAGSQSTVSGRIADLAGGPAAR, translated from the exons ATGTCGCGCCACGGTACCGTGCGAACGGCCGTCTTGTCGCTGCTGCTGGTCTCCATCTGCTTCGCCAAGCACGCTCGCGGCCAAGCCCCAGACACCCTCG GCTTCATCAGCATCGACTGCGGCAGCCCCCCGAGCTCCGCCTACATCGACGCGATCACCGGCCTGCCATACATTTCCGACGCGCAGTTCGTCGACACCGGCGTGAGCCACAACGTCTCCGCCGAGTACGTGGACGCGAAGCTGCCGAGAATGTACTACGACCTCCGGAGCTTCCCGACGGGCGCCCGGAACTGCTACACCGTGCGGCCGCTGACGCCGGGCACCAAGTACCTGATCCGCGCCACGTTCCTGCACGGCAACTACGACGGCCGCGGGCTaggcagcggcggcctcgCCGTGTTCGATCTCCACCTGGGCGTCAACCTCTGGCAGACGGTCAACGTCTCCAGCGTCTCCAGCACTTTCCGGGCGGAGATCATCAGCGTCGTGCCGGACGACTACGTCCAGGTCTGCCTCGTCCGCAACCCGAGGCTGGGGCGCGGCACGCCCTTCATCTCCGGCCTGGAGCTGCGGCCGCTCACCGCGGGCGCGCTCTACCCCGTCGTGGCCAACGCCTCGCTCTCCATGGCCGTCCACGGCCGGCACAACCTGGGACCCGACGACGAGTCGCTGGTCATCAGGTACCCGGACGACCCCCACGACCGTATCTGGAAGGTGCTGGCGAACCTGCGTTCATGGAGTCCGGCCAACACGACGGCCGCCGTCCGCAACGTCGCCGGGGACCGGTTCGAGGTGCCGTCGGCGGTGATGCGGACGGCCATCACCGTGGACGACGGCTTCAACGTGCGCTTCTACTGGGACGCCTACGGTTCCAACAAGGCGCTGGTCTACTTCGTGGCGCTTCATATGTCCGAGCTCAGGAAGCTCAACGGCAGCGAGGCGAGGATCTTCGAGATCTACCTCAACAACGACCTTTGGTACGGCAAGTCTTTCTCCCCGGAGTACCTGTACAGCAACGCCGTGTTTGGGACGGTGACCGGGAGCACGGAGTACACCTTCAGAATGGAACCCACCGACAACTCCACGCTGCCGCCGATTCTCAATGCGCTCGAGATCTATGTCATGGTGCCCACTGCAGAGCGTGCAACTGACGGAGGAGATG TGAGTGCCATTATGGCCATCAAGGCGAAGTATCAGATCAAGGGGAACTGGACGGGTGATCCTTGTGGTCCAAAGATATATTTGTGGGACGGTGTGAGTTGTAACTATGCAATCTCCAGTCCACCAAGGATCACCTCTCT AAACTTATCCTCCAACGGATTGGCTGGAGAAATAACCACTGGTTTCAGAAATCTCACTGCTCTTCAGAACCT GGATTTGTCTCACAACAGTTTGACAGGGAATATTCCTGAATATCTAGCACAACTACCTATGCTTTCTGTCCT AGATTTGACTGGCAACAAGTTCAATGGGTCAGTTCCAGAAAATCTTCTTAAGAGAGCGCAAGAAGGATCACTGACACTAAG AATTGAAGCCAATATAAGCAGCTCTGGTAATGGTCCCTTACATGACCAGCCGGAAGGAACAAAACATAACACGGCCACTATTGCAATTGTCGTTGTGGCTATTGTCGTGGTTTTTGTACTGGTGGTGGCAATTGTTACACTGTGCCTTTGCAGGAGAAGAACTGAAAATG ATCCTTCTGTCAAACCGCTGAATGGAAGTAACTCCAAAGAAGATACTGAAGATGCTGTCTCTTTGCAATTTGAAAACCGTCAGTTCAATTACAAAGAACTAATGACTATCACAAATAACTTCGAGAAGTCTATTGGCAAAGGTGGGTTTGGAGTGGTGTATCTTGGCTACTTGGAAGATGGAACCCCGGTTGCAGTCAAGACGCGTTCTGAATCATCGTCTCAAGGGGTTAAT GAGTTCTTGACAGAG GCTTTACATCTGATCAGAGTTCATCACAGGAACCTGGTCTCCCTGGTTGGCCACTGCAAGGATGGACAGCACTCAGCCCTTATCTATGAGTACATGTCCGAAGGGACTTTACAAGAAAAGCTAAGAG TAAAATCTCCTGACACTGCACCCCTACCATGGCGCCAACGGTTAAGAATTTCGCTCGAATCTGCTCAAG GCCTGGAATACCTGCACAAGGCATGCAAGCCGCCCCTGATCCACAGGGATGTGAAGACGGCCAACATCCTCCTGAACGGGAGCAACCTCGAGGCCAAGATAGCCGATTTCGGCCTGTCCAAGGCCTTCAACAGCGACCTCCACTCCCATGTCTCCACACGAGTAGTGGGCACCCCAGGATATCTCGACCCCGA GTATTACACTTCTTTCCAGCTGAGCGAGAAGagcgacgtgtacagcttcgggATCGTGCTCCTGGAGGTGGTCACAGGCCAGCCTCCCATCCTCCCGGAGAGCGTCCACATCGTGCATTGGGCGCGGCAACGGCTCGCCAAGGGCGACATCGAGAGCGTCGTGGACGGCAGAATGCAGGCGCGGCACGACCTCAACTCCGTCTGGAAGGTGGCCGACCTCGCGCTGAGGTGCACGGAGCAGGCGTCCGGGCAGAGGCCGGCCATGGCCGACGTCGTCGTCCAGCTCAAGGAGAGCTTGGAGCTGGAAGAGGCTTATGAGAAGCTGCATGGCTCGTACACCGGAAGTGGCAAGGTAAACGGGTATGCGGAAACCAGTGACGCTGGAAGCCAGAGCACGGTGAGTGGGAGGATTGCAGATTTGGCGGGTGGTCCAGCGGCTAGATAA
- the LOC100831733 gene encoding probable acyl-[acyl-carrier-protein]--UDP-N-acetylglucosamine O-acyltransferase, mitochondrial isoform X1, with translation MRTGAHTGYTARPASLSEAVPVLVITPADLIIPRWSTSPLSPTPDPLPWPPPPLLAPPAVSSSHDSSSHPAVSTQVLPRDRRGRHPPRASSIPPPSSTPTPPSASGAILGADLPGRTIIGENNVIGNYAVVGVKCQDLKYKPGDECFLHIGNNNEIREYCSIHRSSKSCDHTVIGHNNLIMGSCHIAHDCKIGSNNIFANNTLFGGHVVVEDCTHTAGAVVVHQFCHIGSFSFLGGGSVVAQDVPRYMMVAGDRAELRGLNFEGLRRNGFSDLEVRSLRKAYRKVFMPAISCQSSFEDRLAELGREIELLESPSVSCMVESIRTSFDQGRRGICKFRSWNLS, from the exons ATGCGGACGGGTGCGCACACAGGCTACACAGCCAGGCCAGCCAGTCTCAGCGAAGCGGTACCGGTGCTCGTAATTACCCCGGCTGACCTCATTATTCCCCGGTGGTCCACTTCCCCTCTTTCTCCCACACCCGACCCGctcccatggccgccgccgccgcttctaGCGCCGCCCGCCGTTTCCTCTTCCCACGACTCCTCATCGCATCCCGCCGTCTCCACGCAA GTGCTTCCGAGGGACCGGCGAGGGAGGCATCCACCACGAGCTTCATccatcccgccgccgtcgtccacCCCGACGCCTCCATCGGCCAG TGGTGCTATCCTTGGTGCAGATCTCCCCGGACGAACAATTATTGGGGAAAACAATGTCATTGGGAACTATGCGGTTGTTGGTGTTAAGTGTCAAGATCTCAAATATAAG ccaggagatgAATGCTTTCTACACATAGGTAACAACAACGAGATCAGAGAGTACTGCTCTATTCACCGCTCTTCTAAATCTTGTGACCACACG GTTATTGGTCACAATAATCTTATAATGGGGTCCTGCCATATAGCACATGATTGTAAGATTGGTAGCAACAACATATTTGCTAACAATACTCTTTTTGGCGGCCATGTTGTTGTTGAA GACTGCACTCATACTGCAGGAGCTGTCGTTGTCCATCAATTTTGTCATATTGGGTCCTTCTCGTTTCTAGGAGGCGGCTCGGTG GTTGCACAAGATGTGCCAAGATACATGATGGTTGCAGGTGATAGGGCAGAGCTTCGTGGTCTGAATTTTGAAGGTCTTAGGCGCAATGGTTTCTCAGACCTAGAG GTACGGAGCTTGAGGAAAGCATATCGGAAAGTATTTATGCCAGCTATTAGTTGTCAGAGTAGCTTTGAAGACAGACTCGCCGAACTG GGACGAGAAATTGAGCTATTAGAATCTCCTTCTGTTTCATGTATGGTGGAATCTATTCGCACATCGTTTGACCAAGGACGTCGTGGAATTTGCAAGTTCAGAAGTTGGAACCTCTCATAA